One Bacteroidota bacterium genomic window carries:
- a CDS encoding aminotransferase class IV, whose amino-acid sequence MDTSEKYICLNGEIHESDAPILYSSNRAFRYGDSVFESMRFTQKQIPFFKKHWQRLQKAMAVLFMQPTANFTEELVLGYILRLIEKNNIPADARVRLTVFRSGDGTYTPTTNTIEYLIEVDALEDDCFVLNPKGLLVDIYNDLKKSKNILSPYKIGSAALYVMAGINKIKNELDDSIIINDKGNIIEATSSNIFAVKNGVLYTPPIEEGCINGVMRNVILEIAKENRIAVYEIGLAFNVMLNADEVFLTDAVNGIRWISSYKAKRYFNTMSKTLVDKLNAAAIKAQGV is encoded by the coding sequence ATGGATACATCAGAAAAATACATTTGTTTGAATGGAGAAATTCATGAGAGTGATGCTCCAATACTTTATTCTTCTAACAGAGCATTTAGATATGGAGATTCTGTGTTTGAATCGATGAGATTTACTCAAAAGCAAATTCCTTTTTTTAAAAAACATTGGCAGCGCCTGCAAAAGGCAATGGCTGTTTTGTTTATGCAACCCACTGCTAATTTTACGGAGGAACTAGTGCTTGGTTACATACTTAGATTGATTGAAAAAAACAATATACCAGCTGATGCACGTGTTAGATTAACCGTTTTTAGAAGTGGAGATGGAACATATACACCAACCACCAATACAATTGAGTATTTGATTGAAGTAGATGCATTAGAAGATGATTGTTTTGTGTTAAATCCGAAAGGGCTTTTGGTAGATATTTATAACGATTTAAAAAAATCTAAGAATATACTATCTCCATATAAAATTGGAAGTGCTGCGTTATACGTAATGGCGGGCATTAATAAAATTAAAAACGAGCTAGACGATTCTATTATTATAAATGACAAAGGGAATATTATTGAAGCTACCAGTTCAAATATTTTTGCTGTAAAAAATGGTGTGCTCTATACCCCGCCAATAGAGGAGGGATGTATTAATGGTGTGATGAGAAATGTGATACTGGAAATTGCAAAAGAAAATAGAATTGCTGTTTACGAAATAGGATTGGCATTTAATGTAATGCTAAATGCCGATGAAGTTTTTTTAACAGATGCTGTAAATGGAATACGTTGGATTTCGTCATACAAAGCCAAGCGATACTTTAATACAATGTCAAAGACGTTAGTAGATAAATTAAATGCAGCAGCTATAAAAGCACAAGGTGTATAA
- a CDS encoding T9SS type A sorting domain-containing protein, whose protein sequence is MKKITLLSLLLLSTFIHSQTSLKSFQHTSGTRKYFIHLPANYNTSTQYPLLLVLHGLTDSIQSHMPYTGFNGIADQENFIVVYPQALVGSSGTCWNAGAPLISPNADDVDFLTDLIDTITKNHSVNKARVYMTGFSMGGFMTQRMAKEVSNKIAAVATFASTQFFAFLNTNPTRPIPISMGHGLTDIVVNPAGNFVLAYTSLNNSWNDWKSSNSCIGSEIIDTLPDLANDGARVIRSRLLNCNAGVQMQMLKITNVGHEYLLKPAYDISYPWEAWNFVKNYTHPYAGMDDIEVNNLFDFYPNPSNDFIFIDKNSSVEAKSYSIYTIDGTKVTSTTTSPINVSNLPKGFYTLVVESSKGLTLKKLVVN, encoded by the coding sequence ATGAAAAAAATTACACTCTTAAGCCTTTTACTTTTAAGTACATTCATACATTCTCAAACTTCTTTAAAATCATTCCAACATACTTCGGGTACTCGAAAATACTTTATTCACCTTCCTGCAAATTACAACACAAGTACACAATATCCGTTATTATTGGTTTTACATGGACTAACGGATAGTATTCAAAGCCACATGCCATATACCGGCTTTAACGGAATTGCGGATCAAGAAAATTTCATTGTTGTTTATCCTCAAGCATTGGTTGGCAGTAGTGGCACATGCTGGAATGCAGGCGCTCCGCTTATTTCGCCCAATGCAGACGATGTAGATTTTCTTACTGATTTAATTGATACCATTACTAAAAACCACAGTGTGAATAAAGCTCGTGTGTATATGACCGGTTTTTCAATGGGAGGTTTTATGACACAGCGAATGGCAAAAGAAGTATCTAATAAAATAGCTGCGGTTGCAACCTTTGCATCTACTCAATTTTTTGCATTTCTAAATACAAATCCTACTCGCCCTATACCCATATCCATGGGACATGGACTAACAGATATTGTTGTAAACCCTGCCGGGAATTTTGTGTTGGCATATACATCGCTAAATAATTCTTGGAATGACTGGAAAAGCTCAAACTCTTGTATTGGGTCAGAAATTATTGACACATTGCCGGATTTGGCAAATGATGGTGCTCGTGTTATTCGCTCTCGGCTATTGAATTGTAACGCTGGGGTACAAATGCAAATGCTTAAAATTACAAATGTTGGACATGAATATTTGTTAAAACCTGCCTATGATATATCGTATCCATGGGAAGCATGGAATTTTGTAAAAAATTATACGCACCCATATGCGGGAATGGATGATATTGAGGTAAACAATTTATTTGATTTTTATCCAAATCCATCAAACGATTTTATTTTTATTGATAAGAACTCTTCTGTGGAAGCTAAATCATATTCTATTTATACAATTGATGGAACGAAGGTTACAAGCACTACTACTTCACCCATAAACGTTAGTAATCTGCCCAAAGGATTTTATACGCTAGTGGTGGAAAGTAGCAAAGGTCTAACTTTAAAAAAGTTGGTAGTAAATTAA
- a CDS encoding PD40 domain-containing protein, whose protein sequence is MLKKRTILLFSLLFAVVFGQAQSRQAPKKIVQPEDAEEHFSHTNYVMALPIYKELLKQEPKSIKYNYRAALCYLNTNIDKSQAVHFLEFITKIPDAKFDNEVWYDLGRAYHYSYKFDEAIKAYSTYKEKAGNKEITKANRQIEMCNNGKELMKFPLNISFENCGKSVNSEFPDYYPLVTKDESSLVFTSRRRENVGARLEFDGYYPSDIYLSIAKEGVWSKAKGVGTYVNTAYDEQAVGISSDGKSIVVYIDHIDSAGNLYVSEIKRGSYQRIVRLNENVNKGFERSGSISPEGDIIFFASDREGGLGETDIYMSRKLPTGQWAKAQNLGANINTPYREDFPFLVEDGKTLYFASQGHSSMGDYDLFKSIWDEESNTWSKPVNLGYPINTPDEERCISFTENNRVGYVSAVRKGGLGDLDIYRVTFNDAEQRYAIVTGYVTPSDSIPIKDFRAVITATDMKTKKEYSYIPSKSTGKYVMALTPGKYAITVEAAGYKTLADAVVVFDMGSFQPEMDKNFVLSKNQ, encoded by the coding sequence ATGTTAAAGAAGCGTACCATACTATTGTTTTCACTGCTGTTTGCTGTTGTTTTCGGACAGGCGCAATCTAGACAAGCCCCCAAGAAAATAGTGCAGCCAGAGGATGCAGAAGAACATTTTTCGCATACAAATTATGTAATGGCACTTCCTATTTATAAGGAGTTGTTAAAGCAAGAGCCGAAGAGCATAAAGTACAATTACAGGGCAGCACTTTGCTATCTAAATACCAATATTGATAAATCACAAGCCGTACATTTTTTAGAGTTTATTACAAAAATTCCCGATGCTAAGTTTGATAACGAAGTTTGGTATGATTTAGGACGAGCCTATCATTATTCCTACAAATTTGATGAGGCAATAAAAGCTTATTCAACATATAAAGAGAAGGCTGGAAACAAAGAGATAACTAAAGCGAATAGACAAATAGAAATGTGTAATAACGGAAAAGAACTAATGAAATTTCCGTTGAATATTAGTTTTGAGAATTGTGGAAAGTCTGTTAATTCTGAGTTCCCCGACTACTATCCGCTCGTTACGAAGGATGAAAGTAGTTTGGTTTTTACATCCAGAAGAAGAGAGAATGTAGGAGCGAGGTTAGAATTTGATGGATATTATCCATCTGACATTTATTTATCTATCGCAAAAGAAGGAGTGTGGAGCAAAGCAAAAGGTGTTGGAACATATGTAAATACTGCTTATGACGAACAAGCTGTTGGTATTTCTTCCGATGGAAAAAGTATTGTTGTTTATATTGATCATATTGACAGTGCCGGAAATTTATATGTTTCGGAGATTAAAAGGGGAAGTTACCAGCGCATAGTTCGGCTGAATGAGAATGTAAACAAAGGTTTTGAGCGTTCTGGTTCCATTTCTCCGGAAGGAGATATTATCTTTTTTGCAAGCGATAGAGAAGGCGGTTTGGGCGAAACAGACATTTACATGTCTAGGAAACTTCCAACCGGACAATGGGCAAAAGCACAGAATCTGGGGGCGAATATAAATACACCCTATCGGGAGGATTTTCCTTTTTTGGTAGAAGATGGTAAAACATTGTATTTCGCATCACAAGGGCATTCTAGTATGGGAGATTACGATTTGTTTAAATCTATTTGGGACGAAGAGAGTAACACTTGGAGTAAACCTGTTAATTTGGGTTATCCAATAAATACACCCGATGAAGAGCGATGTATTTCCTTTACAGAGAATAATCGCGTGGGTTATGTTTCTGCTGTTCGTAAAGGTGGTTTGGGTGATTTAGATATTTATCGTGTAACATTTAACGATGCTGAACAGCGCTATGCAATAGTTACAGGTTATGTTACCCCATCGGATTCTATACCAATAAAAGATTTCAGGGCTGTAATTACGGCCACGGATATGAAAACAAAAAAAGAATATTCCTATATTCCATCTAAATCAACCGGAAAATATGTAATGGCGCTAACACCCGGAAAGTATGCCATTACTGTAGAAGCTGCAGGATATAAAACTTTGGCAGATGCCGTTGTTGTATTTGATATGGGTTCCTTTCAGCCGGAGATGGATAAAAATTTTGTGTTGAGTAAAAATCAATAA
- a CDS encoding GNAT family N-acetyltransferase, with product MQNIIAPIEKKLLEAELSKERFIRHTNNGNNDIYIVNYHNAPNVLKEIGRLREVSFRQAGGGTGKELDLDDFDTSAKPYQQLIVWNPEEKEIVGGYRYIKCGEAEIKNNIIQLATTEIFTFSENFIKNYMPYTIELGRSFVQPKFQPSAENRKGLFSLDNLWDGLGALVIDNPEINYFFGKVTMYTDFNIEARDLILTFMKTFFPDKERLVIPLNELQIKNDLTEFIHTIKPLPYKEAHHILNKKVRALGENIPPLVNAYMNLSATMKTFGTCVNNHFGGVEETGIMVTIADIYESKKERHVTSYKNPKNGS from the coding sequence ATGCAAAATATTATTGCACCTATCGAAAAAAAATTACTCGAGGCAGAACTTAGCAAGGAAAGGTTTATTAGGCATACCAATAATGGTAATAATGATATTTATATTGTTAACTACCATAATGCACCCAACGTATTAAAGGAAATTGGACGATTACGAGAAGTATCGTTCCGACAGGCTGGTGGAGGTACCGGCAAAGAACTAGACTTAGACGATTTTGACACATCTGCAAAACCCTACCAACAGCTAATTGTATGGAATCCGGAAGAAAAGGAAATTGTAGGCGGATATCGCTATATAAAATGTGGAGAAGCTGAAATAAAAAACAATATTATTCAACTTGCAACAACTGAAATATTTACATTTTCCGAAAACTTCATAAAAAACTACATGCCCTACACCATTGAGCTTGGAAGGTCATTCGTGCAACCAAAATTTCAACCAAGTGCTGAAAATAGAAAAGGATTATTTTCTCTAGATAATTTATGGGACGGCTTAGGAGCTTTGGTTATTGACAATCCTGAAATAAACTATTTTTTCGGTAAAGTTACCATGTATACCGACTTCAACATTGAAGCAAGAGATTTAATTTTAACTTTCATGAAAACATTTTTTCCGGATAAGGAAAGATTAGTGATTCCATTAAATGAGCTTCAAATAAAAAATGACTTAACGGAATTTATACATACCATTAAGCCTCTCCCATACAAGGAAGCTCATCATATTTTAAATAAAAAAGTTAGAGCACTAGGAGAAAATATCCCTCCACTAGTTAACGCGTATATGAATTTATCTGCCACCATGAAAACTTTTGGGACATGTGTAAATAATCATTTTGGAGGCGTGGAAGAAACTGGAATAATGGTTACAATTGCCGACATTTACGAATCTAAAAAAGAAAGACACGTTACATCTTATAAAAATCCTAAAAATGGTAGTTAA
- a CDS encoding rhomboid family intramembrane serine protease — protein MITYIIIGITILASILAFQDRAIFSKYLFNPFVINEQKQVYRFLTHAFIHADWMHLIMNMLVLYSFGQTLETVYFPAVFELPKASMYYVFLYLLAILVSALPSFEKNKHNSYYSSVGASGAVSAVVFSCILIDPTQKIIFLFLPFPIPAVVFGLLYLVYSWYMSKKGTDNIGHDAHFWGAVFGFVYTLLLKPSLFLSFVYQTKQLF, from the coding sequence ATGATTACCTACATCATTATTGGTATTACAATTCTGGCATCGATACTTGCTTTTCAAGATAGGGCAATATTTTCAAAATATTTATTCAATCCGTTTGTTATTAACGAACAAAAGCAAGTATATCGTTTTCTTACACATGCTTTTATTCATGCCGATTGGATGCATCTCATCATGAATATGTTGGTGTTGTATTCTTTTGGACAAACATTAGAAACTGTTTATTTTCCTGCAGTTTTCGAACTTCCTAAAGCTAGTATGTATTATGTGTTTTTGTATCTTTTAGCCATATTGGTTTCGGCACTGCCCAGCTTTGAAAAAAACAAACACAATTCGTACTACAGTTCTGTTGGTGCATCCGGGGCGGTATCGGCAGTTGTTTTTTCGTGCATACTTATTGACCCTACACAAAAAATAATTTTTTTGTTTTTACCTTTTCCTATTCCGGCAGTTGTATTTGGATTGCTATATCTAGTTTATTCTTGGTACATGTCTAAAAAAGGCACTGACAATATAGGGCATGATGCTCATTTTTGGGGAGCCGTTTTTGGCTTTGTATATACACTGCTTTTAAAGCCCTCACTTTTTTTGAGTTTTGTGTACCAAACAAAACAATTGTTCTAG
- a CDS encoding glycerol acyltransferase, whose amino-acid sequence MELQKKFVDVEELLKSKNPKLYKSLPRFVINYIKKTIHEDEVNLFMEKHKDKFGHEFVHEIIKYIGISVEFEGTENIPTTGCVILASNHPLGGLDAVATMDIVGNIRKDFKFLVNDVLMALKNLAPVFIPVNKYAKNSPDKLEEIERTIFSSNELLLICPAGLVSRRQQNKIIQDLDWKKTFITWSRKHKKDVIPVYVHAHNSSFFYNLAYWRKKMGIKANIEQFYLPDELFKQRGKKIKITFGKPIPFQIFDESKTEQEWATLVKKHVYALHTNNTNELINNIGI is encoded by the coding sequence ATGGAACTGCAAAAAAAATTTGTTGACGTAGAAGAGTTACTGAAAAGTAAAAATCCAAAACTATATAAATCACTTCCTAGGTTTGTTATAAACTACATTAAGAAAACCATTCATGAAGATGAGGTAAATCTATTCATGGAAAAACATAAAGATAAATTTGGACATGAATTTGTCCATGAAATCATAAAGTATATTGGTATTTCTGTTGAATTCGAAGGCACGGAAAACATTCCGACTACAGGATGTGTAATACTTGCAAGCAATCATCCACTTGGCGGACTTGATGCAGTAGCAACGATGGATATTGTAGGGAATATTAGAAAGGATTTTAAGTTTTTGGTAAACGATGTTTTAATGGCTTTAAAAAACTTAGCTCCCGTTTTTATTCCGGTAAATAAGTATGCTAAAAATTCTCCTGACAAATTAGAAGAGATAGAACGCACCATTTTTAGTTCGAACGAACTTTTATTAATATGTCCTGCAGGACTAGTGTCTAGAAGGCAACAAAACAAAATAATACAAGACCTTGATTGGAAAAAAACATTTATTACTTGGTCGAGGAAACATAAAAAGGATGTTATTCCTGTTTATGTTCACGCACATAATTCTAGTTTTTTTTACAATTTAGCTTACTGGAGAAAAAAAATGGGAATTAAGGCTAATATCGAACAGTTTTATTTACCTGATGAGTTATTTAAACAACGTGGAAAAAAAATAAAAATTACATTCGGCAAGCCGATTCCTTTCCAAATTTTTGACGAATCGAAAACAGAGCAGGAATGGGCAACGCTTGTAAAAAAACATGTTTATGCGTTGCATACCAACAATACCAATGAATTAATTAACAACATAGGAATATAA
- a CDS encoding PD40 domain-containing protein, with translation MKKALLVLVVLYSQILFAQKEISSKEADLKFKNGDYESALTDYLKLFKDDPKSEEYNYRIGVCYLNSNVNKVKAIPYLENVTKREHFDNNALYLLGRAYHYAYRFDDASRAYNRFKDVGKGTSENLKDVEKQIQYCFNSKEVIKFPVNVTFQNLGRNINSSYADYYPFVSSDEAFIIYNSLRPDAGSFIKPDGNYPPSAYRSEIKSGFFSKSENISKNFDVPDGEEEVVGMSPDGSILLIYHDDFKGKSNIYAMHIDSAKKYSDPVKLDGQVNTSHHEIAASINNEGDILYFASDRSGGKGGTDIYVTKKLPTGEWGVPQNLGEPINSAANEDFPNISPDGKTLYFSSNGHTSMGGYDIFKSTWDEKSQRWVNLKNLGYPINTPYDNMNFRISSNGRYGYISALRSGGQGDLDIYRVTFNEVEHNYVVIKGIVNPKEANVNKPFSYKKINIKVVDNSKKDLYGLYQANPINGRYIIIVPPGNYDIEVSHEGFVTDKYTVDIPVKIIQDSEINKDFYLPVDGAATTTQSNGN, from the coding sequence ATGAAAAAGGCATTACTAGTATTAGTTGTTTTGTATTCTCAAATTCTTTTTGCTCAAAAGGAGATAAGCTCAAAGGAGGCAGATTTAAAATTTAAGAACGGAGACTATGAATCTGCACTTACGGATTATTTGAAGTTGTTTAAAGACGACCCAAAGAGTGAAGAATATAATTATAGAATAGGCGTTTGTTATTTAAACTCAAACGTAAATAAAGTAAAAGCAATTCCCTATTTAGAAAATGTAACCAAGCGCGAACACTTTGACAACAATGCTCTATATTTATTAGGGCGAGCCTATCATTATGCATATCGTTTTGATGATGCTTCTAGGGCCTACAACCGGTTTAAAGATGTAGGAAAAGGCACAAGCGAAAATTTAAAAGACGTAGAAAAGCAAATACAATATTGCTTTAACTCAAAAGAGGTAATTAAGTTTCCGGTAAATGTTACTTTTCAAAACTTAGGTAGAAATATTAATTCATCGTATGCAGATTATTATCCATTTGTTTCGAGTGATGAAGCTTTTATCATTTATAATTCACTTCGACCGGATGCTGGCTCATTTATAAAGCCAGATGGTAATTATCCTCCATCTGCGTATCGTTCCGAAATAAAAAGTGGTTTTTTTTCTAAGTCAGAAAATATTAGTAAAAACTTTGATGTTCCGGATGGAGAAGAGGAAGTTGTGGGAATGTCTCCGGATGGCTCTATTTTATTGATATACCATGATGACTTTAAAGGGAAAAGCAATATTTATGCCATGCATATTGATTCTGCTAAAAAGTATTCAGACCCCGTAAAGCTAGATGGGCAGGTAAACACAAGCCATCACGAAATAGCTGCCAGTATTAATAACGAGGGCGATATTTTATATTTTGCAAGCGATAGGTCAGGAGGAAAAGGCGGAACAGATATTTACGTTACCAAAAAATTACCAACAGGAGAATGGGGTGTTCCACAAAATTTAGGAGAACCTATTAATTCTGCTGCCAACGAAGATTTTCCGAATATTTCACCGGATGGCAAAACGTTATACTTCAGTTCTAATGGGCATACTAGCATGGGTGGTTATGATATTTTTAAATCTACTTGGGATGAAAAATCACAACGCTGGGTTAATCTAAAAAATTTAGGATACCCAATTAATACGCCTTATGACAACATGAATTTTAGAATTTCTTCTAACGGTCGCTATGGCTATATTTCAGCGTTACGCTCCGGAGGACAAGGAGATTTGGATATTTATCGTGTTACTTTTAACGAAGTAGAACATAATTACGTAGTAATAAAAGGCATTGTAAATCCTAAGGAAGCCAATGTTAACAAGCCTTTTTCCTACAAGAAAATTAATATCAAAGTGGTTGATAATTCTAAAAAAGATTTGTATGGACTTTATCAAGCAAATCCTATAAATGGAAGGTACATTATTATTGTACCTCCTGGAAATTATGATATTGAGGTAAGTCACGAAGGATTTGTAACAGATAAATATACAGTGGATATTCCTGTCAAAATTATTCAAGACTCAGAGATTAATAAAGATTTTTATTTGCCTGTTGATGGGGCTGCTACAACCACACAATCAAATGGTAATTAG
- a CDS encoding YihA family ribosome biogenesis GTP-binding protein, protein MVVKEIKFVMSSPSVDKCPKEHFPEYVFIGRSNVGKSSLLNAMANNKSLAFVSSKPGKTILINHFIVNNSFYLVDLPGYGYAKASKLQQQEITTLLADFFSKRKSISCVFVLIDARLPLQQIDREFLLWLGEKEVPIVILLTKTDKLGQQDRIKNRKNIENALLAFWSDLPIIIETSAEKKIGIGEIFKTIESANKNYFSEQE, encoded by the coding sequence ATGGTAGTTAAAGAAATAAAGTTTGTAATGAGCAGTCCTTCGGTTGACAAATGCCCAAAGGAACATTTTCCGGAATACGTGTTTATTGGACGTTCGAATGTTGGGAAGTCATCGTTATTAAATGCTATGGCAAATAATAAAAGTCTGGCATTTGTATCTTCTAAACCCGGAAAAACAATATTAATAAATCATTTTATTGTAAATAATTCTTTTTACTTAGTGGATTTGCCGGGTTACGGCTACGCAAAGGCATCAAAACTGCAACAACAAGAAATTACAACATTACTTGCCGATTTTTTTTCGAAAAGAAAAAGTATTAGTTGCGTATTTGTATTAATAGATGCCCGATTGCCATTACAACAAATAGATAGAGAGTTTTTACTTTGGTTAGGAGAAAAAGAAGTTCCTATTGTTATACTCCTTACAAAAACAGACAAGCTTGGACAACAAGACAGAATAAAAAACAGAAAAAACATAGAGAACGCTCTGCTTGCCTTTTGGAGTGATTTACCAATTATAATCGAAACCTCTGCCGAGAAAAAAATTGGCATTGGAGAGATTTTTAAAACTATAGAAAGTGCCAATAAAAACTACTTTAGTGAGCAAGAGTAG
- a CDS encoding aminodeoxychorismate/anthranilate synthase component II — protein MNQLVVIDNYDSFTYNLVHLLEKVTLQNVDVYRNDEVEVDKLSTYSHIIISPGPGLPQDAGVSKLAIEKFSPSKKILGVCLGHQAIGEVFGASLINLPTVFHGVATKMNVLNSNNLFKNIPDSFLVGRYHSWGIKKGLPESLELLAADENGNPMAIKHKHFQCYGVQYHPESILSEYGEQLIKNWMNL, from the coding sequence ATGAACCAGTTGGTTGTTATAGATAATTACGATTCATTCACATATAATTTAGTGCATTTACTCGAGAAAGTTACACTGCAAAATGTGGATGTATATAGGAATGATGAAGTTGAAGTTGACAAACTAAGCACGTATTCCCATATTATAATTTCTCCCGGACCTGGATTACCCCAAGACGCAGGTGTTTCAAAACTTGCGATTGAAAAATTTTCACCCTCCAAAAAAATTTTAGGTGTTTGTCTCGGGCATCAAGCAATTGGAGAGGTTTTTGGAGCTTCTTTAATAAATTTACCAACTGTTTTTCACGGAGTAGCAACTAAAATGAATGTGTTAAATAGCAATAATCTATTTAAGAATATTCCCGACTCCTTTTTGGTAGGAAGGTATCATTCTTGGGGTATAAAAAAGGGACTTCCCGAATCGCTTGAGTTGCTAGCTGCGGATGAGAATGGAAATCCAATGGCTATTAAGCATAAGCATTTTCAGTGTTACGGAGTACAATACCATCCCGAATCAATATTGTCGGAGTATGGAGAGCAGCTAATAAAAAATTGGATGAATCTTTAA
- a CDS encoding HAD-IIIA family hydrolase, whose amino-acid sequence MNTNLSANIGHLLAQKKIDFAVLKRKIGLKASSVNSVTQIADLISIAAFFKIDYNTLLKDNLQNKTTPKPTIKILIVDVDGVLTDGGMYYTESGDEFKKFNTKDGLQIKALTKKGFQVGLASNGINKNLITKRAKLLGIQNCYVGTEPKVPVIEKWLRKLKLSWTNVAYIGDDLNDVELFKKVGFAACPADAAKEIKTLAHVVLERNGGNACVREFIDTYLHRYT is encoded by the coding sequence ATGAATACTAACTTAAGTGCAAATATCGGACATTTATTAGCGCAAAAAAAAATTGATTTTGCTGTATTAAAAAGAAAAATTGGACTTAAAGCAAGCTCTGTAAATTCTGTTACACAAATAGCTGATTTAATTTCGATTGCAGCTTTTTTTAAGATTGACTATAATACTCTGCTAAAGGATAATCTGCAGAATAAGACTACTCCAAAGCCTACTATTAAAATTTTAATAGTAGATGTTGATGGAGTTTTAACCGATGGCGGAATGTATTACACCGAAAGTGGAGATGAGTTTAAAAAATTTAATACCAAGGATGGCTTGCAGATTAAGGCACTTACTAAAAAAGGATTCCAAGTAGGGTTAGCCAGTAACGGGATTAATAAAAATCTTATAACAAAAAGAGCTAAGTTATTAGGTATTCAAAATTGTTATGTTGGAACAGAACCAAAGGTACCTGTTATTGAAAAATGGCTTAGAAAGCTAAAACTCAGTTGGACTAATGTAGCATATATAGGCGATGATTTGAATGATGTTGAGTTGTTTAAAAAGGTTGGATTTGCTGCTTGTCCGGCAGATGCGGCAAAAGAAATAAAAACATTAGCTCATGTTGTTTTAGAGCGGAATGGTGGAAATGCTTGCGTGAGAGAATTTATTGACACCTACTTGCATAGATATACATAG